Proteins found in one Aethina tumida isolate Nest 87 chromosome 1, icAetTumi1.1, whole genome shotgun sequence genomic segment:
- the LOC109600803 gene encoding cytochrome P450 307a1 yields MLALVALCIVLLVWWFSTANRNSKSACSTAPGPKPWPLIGSLHLLGAYETPFQAFTALSKIYGDIFSINLGNTPCVVVNNFNLIKEVLITKGSDFGGRPDFVRFHKLFGGDRNNSLALCDWSSLQKTRRSIARTYCSPRFTSLQYDTVSRVGLDEMNVFIHELQKLPMGRPCDLKPVVMAACANMFTQYMCSTSFSYDDKEFQQTVRYFDEIFWEINQGYAVDFLPWLLPIYNKHMNKLSNWAMEIRQFILSRIIDKHRATLDYNSPPRDFTDALLMHLEEDPNMNWQHIIFELEDFIGGHSAIGNLVMVTLASVVKYPEVQKRIQTEIDAVTNGTRMPTLMDKTSMPYTEATLWETLRKASSPIVPHVASTDSEIDGFKIPKGTMVFINNYELNLGEQHWEKPEEFRPERFLSPAGNVVKPAHFIPFSTGKRTCIGQRLVQCFSFVVLTTLLQQYDISTNEVPKTQPGCVAVPPDCFKLILTPRSNQQ; encoded by the exons ATGCTTGCGCTAGTCGCGTTGTGTATAGTGCTCCTGGTTTGGTGGTTCAGCACCGCCAACCGCAACTCGAAATCAGCGTGCAGCACTGCACCGGGACCGAAACCTTGGCCCTTGATTGGATCACTGCATCTGCTCGGCGCGTACGAGACACCCTTCCAGGCGTTCACGGCCCTCAGCAAGATTTACGGTGACATCTTCAGCATCAATCTGGGCAACACTCCATGTGTGGTAGTCAACAATTTTAACCTTATCAAGGAAGTGCTCATTACGAAAGGCAGTGACTTCGGAGGCCGACCCGATTTTGTGCGATTTCATAAGCTCTTCGGTGGCGACAGGAATAACT CTCTCGCCCTGTGCGACTGGTCCTCATTGCAGAAGACAAGACGGAGCATCGCGAGAACGTACTGCTCGCCGCGGTTTACGTCACTGCAGTATGACACCGTTTCACGCGTTGGTCTCGACGAGATGAACGTTTTCATTCATGAACTGCAAAAATTGCCGATGGGACGGCCATGCGACCTGAAACCAGTCGTGATGGCCGCCTGCGCCAACATGTTCACGCAGTACATGTGCTCCACCAGTTTCTCCTACGACGACAAAGAATTCCAACAGACCGTGCGATATTTCGACGAGATTTTCTGGGAGATCAACCAGGGCTACGCGGTCGATTTCCTGCCCTGGCTCCTGCCCATCTACAACAAACACATGAACAAGCTGTCCAACTGGGCGATGGAGATCCGCCAGTTCATCCTGTCCCGCATCATCGACAAGCACCGCGCCACCCTCGACTACAACTCGCCGCCGCGCGACTTCACCGACGCCCTCCTCATGCACCTGGAGGAGGACCCCAACATGAACTGGCAGCACATCATCTTCGAGCTGGAGGACTTCATCGGCGGCCACTCGGCCATCGGCAACTTGGTCATGGTGACCCTGGCCTCCGTCGTCAAGTACCCCGAGGTGCAGAAGCGCATACAAACGGAAATCGACGCCGTGACGAACGGCACGCGCATGCCCACCCTGATGGACAAGACCTCCATGCCCTACACCGAGGCCACCCTGTGGGAGACGTTGCGCAAGGCCTCCTCGCCGATAGTACCGCACGTGGCCTCCACCGACTCGGAGATCGACGGCTTTAAAATACCCAAAGGGACGATGGTGTTCATCAACAATTACGAACTGAATTTGGGCGAGCAACACTGGGAGAAGCCGGAAGAGTTCAGACCGGAGAGGTTCCTGTCGCCGGCCGGTAACGTCGTCAAGCCCGCACACTTCATACCGTTCAGCACCGGCAAGAGGACGTGCATCGGGCAACGTCTGGTCCAATGTTTCAGTTTCGTTGTCCTGACCACCCTGCTACAACAATACGACATCAGCACGAACGAAGTACCTAAGACACAGCCCGGATGCGTTGCCGTGCCCCCCGATTGTTTCAAACTGATACTGACACCTAGATCTAATCAACAGTAG